A stretch of Henckelia pumila isolate YLH828 chromosome 4, ASM3356847v2, whole genome shotgun sequence DNA encodes these proteins:
- the LOC140865832 gene encoding purple acid phosphatase 3-like, with product MMLCCLWVTLATCLAEFPRIQHLTRKSKRNSIEFLVVGDWGRGGLFNQSRVAKQMGVIGKKQDIDFIVSTGDNFYDSGLISENDPLFRRSFTNIYKAKSLQKPWYTVLGNHDYLGNTKVQVSGKLRKFDSRWNCKRNFVVETGMVDMFFIDTTPFVDAYFENPKKKNFDWKDILPRERYLSTVEQHLDLGLSKSRAPWKIVVGHHTIRSIGHHGDTQEIIDHILPILEAHKVDMYINGHDHCLEHLSNSKGSPQFFTSGGGSKAWKNDIHHGIHDDITHFYYDGQGFMSVKITYEKAEVVFYDVSGNPMYHLNLRPQPKTHHSKDTDV from the exons ATGATGCTATGTTGTTTATGGGTGACTTTAGCGACCTGTTTGGCTGAATTTCCAAGAATACAACATTTGACGAGGAAAAGTAAGAGAAATTCGATTGAGTTTTTGGTGGTTGGAGATTGGGGAAGAGGGGGCCTATTCAACCAATCTAGAGTTGCCAAACAG ATGGGAGTTATAGGAAAGAAACAAGACATTGATTTTATAGTGTCTACTGGCGACAATTTCTACGACAGTGGACTGATATCTGAGAATGATCCCCTCTTTAGAAGATCCTTTACCAACATTTACAAGGCCAAAAGCCTTCAGAAGCCATGGTACACAG TGTTAGGAAACCATGATTATCTGGGCAATACAAAGGTGCAGGTGAGTGGGAAACTCAGGAAATTCGACAGCAGATGGAACTGCAAGAGAAACTTCGTGGTGGAAACAGGGATGGTTGACATGTTTTTCATCGACACAACTCCCTTTGTCGATGCGTATTTCGAGAACCCCAAGAAGAAGAACTTCGACTGGAAAGATATATTGCCACGGGAGAGATATCTCTCAACCGTCGAACAA CACCTGGATTTGGGGCTGAGCAAATCAAGGGCTCCATGGAAAATTGTGGTTGGGCATCATACAATAAGAAGCATCGGACACCATGGTGATACCCAAGAAATTATTGATCACATTCTCCCAATTCTTGAG GCACACAAAGTGGATATGTACATCAATGGACATGACCACTGCTTGGAACACCTTAGCAACTCAAAAGG TTCGCCGCAGTTCTTTACAAGTGGAGGCGGTTCAAAGGCTTGGAAGAACGACATTCATCACGGAATCCATGACGACATCACACACTTCTATTATGACGGGCAAGGCTTCATGTCTGTGAAGATTACATATGAAAAGGCAGAAGTAGTGTTTTATGATGTTTCTGGGAATCCTATGTATCACCTAAATCTCAGACCACAACCAAAAACACACCACAGCAAAGACACAGATGTATGA
- the LOC140863832 gene encoding uncharacterized protein, which produces MALQWVILAYVVAAEALVAVILTLPTPKAIKSRIVSLIALILQPSLFIVPFAAFQLLDIYWKKEHRLMCTGEVCTAAERDRYEKSIYKAQRNAVLCVGACLLYWCIYRICKYYREIQSMEEVEKRYKDQ; this is translated from the exons ATGGCGTTGCAATGGGTGATTCTAGCGTACGTGGTGGCGGCCGAGGCGCTCGTTGCGGTTATCCTGACATTACCGACGCCGAAGGCTATAAAATCCCGTATTGTATCGTTAATCGCGCTTATTCTTCAGCCATCGCTTTTTATTGTTCCTTTCGCTGCTTTTCAGCTTCTAG ATATATACTGGAAGAAGGAGCATCGATTGATGTGTACGGGGGAGGTGTGCACTGCTGCTGAGAGGGATCGCTATGAGAAATCG ATCTACAAGGCTCAGAGGAATGCAGTTCTATGCGTGGGTGCATGCCTCCTTTATTG GTGCATCTACCGTATTTGCAAGTATTATAGGGAGATTCAAAGCATGGAGGAAGTGGAGAAGAGGTACAAGGACCAGTAG
- the LOC140863831 gene encoding extra-large guanine nucleotide-binding protein 3-like — protein MAAPGTGEPEPNSWEELLRKMLPEGAPLPDEEHLDYSISVDYQGPSPFYKRPIKPMYPKTKFTAFPKRALSLTPKNAAFWKSHSSSDSTDVYEYDRRMSVSSVAFDESEDESFEDRAEIFDESHDPENPACSDDGEKEMGRKDCVLRSGNRGRGCGRCGKRKNGLFVEMEECMVCGAEYCMKCVLKAMGVMSEGRKCVGCIGNPIDEANRGKLGTCSRALARVCGQSEIKKIMQWERECKANQVRPEQVIVNGRPLNEDELMELLACRFPPKDLKPGRYWYDKESGLWGKEGEKPSSIVGSKLDVGGKLQVDASKGNTHVYMNGREITRVELRILKVANVQCPRDTRFWLYEDGSYEEEGQNNIKGCIWRKASIRFLCSVFSLPVPSKSLHCAKGQAASFSARLLSKNMEQPNVHKLLLLGLEGSGTETIFKLVKFIYTNKFSAGELLNMKLKIQSNVYTYLCILLEGREHFEEDALNKESSGPAADSSAPGKSENGMSRECMYSVDQKIKQFSDRLLDTMAAGDIETSFPASAREHASIIDEIWKDPAIQETYKRREELQVLPDVAKYFLDRVIEVSSDEYEPSEKDILLAEGVTPSNGLACIEFSFVDHSAISGICDENSVIQNYLPKYQLIQLSSKGLQSSQKLLEMFEGIDAVVFCVSLTDYHQASSIQRTGIQQNKMLENRDFLEKIVRNSCFVGTPCILLLNKYDQFQDKIKEIPLTVCEWFKDFNPSKTRSKNHTLAHQAFYHVAVKFKRWHSSITGRKLYVWPIRDLERRSIDEAFRHIREIIDWEERNGEFYALSTDSLSSAELSC, from the exons ATGGCGGCTCCCGGAACGGGGGAACCGGAGCCCAATTCGTGGGAAGAGCTGCTAAGAAAGATGCTGCCGGAAGGTGCTCCATTGCCAGACGAAGAGCACCTCGACTACTCCATATCCGTGGATTATCAAGGCCCTTCTCCGTTTTACAAGCGGCCGATCAAGCCCATGTATCCGAAAACGAAATTCACCGCCTTCCCGAAACGGGCACTCTCGCTCACTCCGAAAAATGCCGCCTTTTGGAAATCCCATTCCAGTTCTGACTCAACGGACGTGTATGAATATGATAGACGGATGAGTGTCAGCTCTGTGGCGTTTGATGAATCTGAGGACGAGAGCTTCGAAGATAGAGCTGAGATTTTCGATGAGAGCCATGATCCTGAGAATCCCGCGTGTTCTGATGATGGGGAAAAGGAAATGGGACGCAAAGATTGCGTTTTGCGTAGTGGAAACAGGGGGAGAGGGTGTGGCAGATGTGGGAAGAGGAAGAATGGGTTGTTCGTGGAAATGGAGGAGTGCATGGTCTGTGGAGCTGAATACTGTATGAAGTGTGTTTTGAAGGCGATGGGGGTCATGTCTGAAGGGAGAAAGTGCGTGGGTTGTATCGGGAACCCGATCGACGAGGCGAATAGGGGGAAATTGGGTACTTGTTCGAGGGCTCTGGCGAGGGTCTGTGGTCAATCGGAGATCAAGAAGATAATGCAGTGGGAGAGGGAATGCAAGGCAAATCAGGTGAGGCCAGAGCAGGTGATTGTCAATGGGAGGCCATTGAACGAGGATGAGTTGATGGAACTGTTGGCATGTAGATTCCCGCCTAAGGATTTGAAACCGGGGAGGTATTGGTATGATAAAGAATCTGGGCTTTGGGGGAAG GAAGGTGAGAAGCCGAGCAGTATCGTTGGTTCGAAATTAGATGTTGGAGGCAAGTTACAGGTTGATGCAAGCAAAGGTAATACACATGTTTACATGAATGGACGTGAGATCACCAGAGTTGAGCTCAGAATCTTGAAG GTGGCCAACGTGCAATGCCCTCGTGATACACGGTTTTGGCTCTATGAGGATGGATCCTATGAGGAAGAAGGTCAAAATAACATTAAAGGATGCATATGGCGAAAG GCATCGATTCGTTTCCTTTGCTCGGTGTTTTCACTGCCTGTACCATCTAAAAGCCTTCATTGTGCAAAGGGACAGGCTGCTTCATTTTCAGCTAGGTTGTTGTCTAAGAATATGGAGCAACCTAATGTCCATAAACTCCTTCTTCTTGGATTAGAAGGTTCTGGGacagaaaccattttcaagCTG GTCAAGTTTATATACACAAACAAGTTCAGTGCTGGAGAGTTGTTGAACATGAAGTTAAAAATTCAAAGCAATGTTTACACATATCTCTGTATCTTACTTGAGGGGAGAGAGCATTTCGAAGAAGATGCCCTGAATAAAGAGTCTTCTGGTCCGGCTGCTGATAGCTCTGCGCCAG GCAAAAGCGAAAATGGCATGAGCAGGGAGTGCATGTATTCTGTTGACCAGAAAATCAAGCAGTTCTCTGATCGGTTATTAGATACAATGGCTGCAGGAGATATAGAAACCAGTTTCCCCGCCTCTGCTCGCGAGCATGCTTCTATCATAGATGAAATTTGGAAGGATCCTGCCATTCAGGAAACTTACAAAAGAAGGGAAGAACTACAGGTTCTTCCTGATGTTGCTAAATATTTCCTAGACCGG GTCATCGAGGTGTCGAGCGATGAGTACGAACCTTCAGAGAAGGACATATTGTTAGCTGAAGGTGTTACTCCCAGTAATGGTCTTGCATGTATTGAGTTCTCATTTGTTGATCACAGTGCGATTTCTGGAATTTGCGATGAAAACTCAGTGATCCAAAATTATCTGCCAAA GTACCAGTTGATTCAGCTTAGCTCCAAAGGACTCCAAAGCAGCCAAAAACTGCTGGAGATGTTCGAAGGCATCGACGCCGTTGTCTTCTGTGTTTCGTTAACTGATTATCATCAAGCATCGTCGATCCAGAGAACTGGTATTCAACAAAACAAGATGCTGGAAAACAGAGATTTCCTGGAGAAAATTGTGCGGAATTCTTGTTTTGTGGGCACGCCCTGCATACTTCTCTTGAACAAATACGATCAATTCCAGGACAAAATCAAAGAGATCCCACTAACAGTTTGTGAATGGTTCAAAGATTTCAATCCATCGAAGACTCGTAGCAAGAACCATACCTTGGCACATCAGGCATTTTATCACGTTGCAGTGAAATTCAAGAGGTGGCACAGTTCCATCACAGGTAGAAAGCTCTATGTTTGGCCTATTCGAGACCTTGAGAGAAGGTCGATTGATGAAGCCTTTAGACATATTCGGGAAATAATCGATTGGGAGGAGAGGAATGGAGAGTTCTATGCCTTGAGTACCGATTCACTTTCAAGTGCAgaattgagttgttaa
- the LOC140864716 gene encoding UV-B-induced protein At3g17800, chloroplastic-like: MESVAALQCSCSNIVSFMPRDWAARSLSNRVESKPMLAGSSWIQQRQWISSMKCGNRKLGFVNKRFNAIRASMQPSNSDSSDCPVAPLQMESPVGQFLCQVLRNHPHLVVAAAEQQIEQLQCDSEKEKKKPSTSGTELVLYRRIAEVKSNERKKAMEEILYALVVQKFMDADVPLIPSIDQLSPNHTGQVDTGRSQEKKLEHFHSAEAYEMIQNHLVLVLGNRLGDSDLITQQSKLRIGQVYAASVMYGYFLKRIDQRFQLEKTMRILPQGIDNEEIITEEMKPGGTSIDESFGNGQTHPEVSSWDSGADARGFGGMKQSRLRTYVMSCDGEALQRYATIRSKEAIGIIERHTEALFGRPDILISPQGTVDSSKDELIKISLGGLRRLVLEAVTFGSFLWEVESYIDSRYHFVAN; the protein is encoded by the exons ATGGAATCGGTGGCGGCTCTTCAGTGTTCTTGCAGCAATATTGTTTCTTTCATGCCGCGTGATTGGGCTGCTCGATCACTGTCGAATCGGGTTGAGTCCAAACCCATGCTCGCCGGCTCTTCTTGGATTCAG CAAAGACAGTGGATTTCTAGTATGAAATGTGGCAACAGAAAATTGGGTTTTGTGAATAAAAGGTTTAATGCAATTAGAGCGTCTATGCAACCTTCTAATTCTGACAGTTCAGATTGTCCTGTTGCTCCACTTCAGATGGAGTCTCCAGTAGGTCAGTTTCTCTGTCAGGTTTTAAGAAATCACCCACATCTTGTAGTTGCAGCAGCGGAGCAGCAGATCGAACAGCTTCAGTGTGACTctgagaaagaaaagaaaaagccATCTACATCTGGCACTGAATTAGTTTTGTACAG GAGAATTGCAGAGGTGAAATCCAATGAAAGGAAAAAGGCTATGGAAGAGATATTGTATGCACTGGTGGTACAGAAATTCATGGATGCTGATGTGCCTTTGATACCTTCAATTGACCAATTGTCGCCTAACCATACTGGTCAAGTTGATACCGGTCGCAGTCAAGAAAAGAAGCTGGAACATTTTCACTCTGCTGAAGCTTATGAGATGATACAGAACCATCTGGTTCTAGTGCTTGGAAATCGACTTGGTGATTCTGACTTGATAACTCAACAAAGCAAACTAAGGATTGGTCAGGTTTATGCAGCGTCGGTTATGTATGGATATTTCCTCAAACGGATAGATCAGAGGTTTCAGTTGGAAAAGACAATGAGAATTCTCCCACAGGGTATTGATAATGAAGAGATTATAACAGAGGAGATGAAACCTGGTGGCACAAGCATAGATGAGTCTTTTGGAAATGGTCAAACTCACCCGGAAGTGTCATCATGGGACAGCGGTGCTGACGCTCGAGGCTTCGGCGGGATGAAGCAATCCAGATTGCGAACTTATGTCATGTCATGTGACGGTGAGGCACTTCAGCGGTATGCAACCATCAGATCCAAAGAAGCTATTGGTATCATTGAGAGACATACAGAAGCTTTATTTGGTAGGCCTGACATACTCATCTCGCCTCAAGGAACCGTTGATTCTTCCAAAGATGAATTAATCAAGATTAGTTTGGGTGGCCTGAGAAGACTCGTTCTGGAAGCTGTGACTTTTGGTTCCTTTCTTTGGGAAGTTGAAAGCTATATTGATAGCAGGTACCATTTTGTTGCAAATTAG
- the LOC140866448 gene encoding uncharacterized protein: protein MKLRYAMVCSSNQNRSMEAHALLKREGFDVASYGTGQHVKLPGPSIREPNVYDFGTPYKHMLDDLRRKDPELYRRNGILPMLKRNVGVKTAPQRWQENASDGVFDVVLTFEEKVFDMVVEDLHNRNHVLMKLVLVINLEVKDNHEEAATGGRLALQLCQEFDMTENWEDAVDEIIVNFERQNHRKLLYTISYY from the exons ATGAAGCTGCGGTACGCAATGGTATGCTCGTCGAATCAGAATCGAAGCATGGAGGCACACGCGCTGCTGAAGAGGGAGGGTTTCGACGTGGCGTCTTACGGCACTGGGCAGCACGTTAAGCTTCCTGGACCTTCTATCAGAGAACCAAATGTGTACGATTTCGGAACCCCTTATAAGCACATGCTCGATGATCTTCGTCGCAAAGACCCCGAGTT GTATCGAAGAAATGGAATACTGCCAATGCTCAAGAGGAACGTAGGAGTAAAAACTGCCCCTCAGCGTTGGCAAGAGAATGCATCTGATGGTGTCTTTGATGTCGTGCTTACATTTGAAGAAAAagtttttgatatggttgttgaAG ATCTACATAACAGAAATCATGTGCTTATGAAGCTTGTTTTAGTAATCAATCTAGAAGTAAAAGATAACCACGAGGAGGCAGCTACAGGTGGTCGCCTTGCTTTACAATTATGCCAAGAG TTTGATATGACAGAAAACTGGGAGGATGCCGTGGACGAGATCATCGTAAATTTTGAGAGGCAAAATCACAGAAAACTGCTGTACACTATCTCTTATTACTGA